A region of the Hylaeus volcanicus isolate JK05 chromosome 5, UHH_iyHylVolc1.0_haploid, whole genome shotgun sequence genome:
tacaaacatGCAATGCGCGTGAATATGTCCATGATAAATGCTATCTTACGACTATTAAATCTTATAAACGTTGAGGGTATGTTAACGTatcataatattaatgtatactaATATCGAAATactaatatacaaataaatattgttttcattatattcTACAGATAGGCGttgtcgatgaatttttattttggtttattttttgttataattatcttttacatataaccatattttcaattatagtcCTGTTTAAACTTTCCGCTGTAAATTGACAACGTAAGATGGCCGATGGGCCTCACCTTGGTTTTATGCCGCACCACGTCTACTATGCCTGGTCCCTATATTCCTATGTCCATGGTTGTGCTAGACATTCTAGTATATCTATCTGTATCTAAATCTATCATTGATCAGGATCAGTGGAATGCACCCAAATGCACCCATTGGCTTTGTGTCCCTCTAGTAACTAGTACATACTGGTCTAAACAATcccatataaaattaaaataatcgatCCTGTTTCATGCCATGGTCCACTATGGTTCAGATCAACAGTTTTAGAACATTTTGGAATAACTGATGAGTGAATGGCAGTGAATGGTTATGTCATgttggaacatttttaaataattagtgGAGTActagtattttaaaatacaccAAACCTCATACACATTCTATTCCAAAATcaacattaaaaatgttttattaaattctgtttGCATGTATCTGGACTGAATGCCGAAACTAAATTTTTAGGTTATAATAACATCTCTAAGATCTTATAAATAgtgaatttcttaaaattcaataaaccATATCCTATGTCTCTCAACATACTTCCAAAGATGCCTCACTCTAAACATGAGACTGTAAgcacatttctatcgattcaaTCAATTCATTCATCGCAAAtcttttaatataaacttttaCGTTCAACAACAGCCACAAATTACGAACGACATCGCTTCAGACTTCACCTCTCTGAAAGTATCCGCTTTAAAGAAAGCTTTTCGCATCTCCGGGAACATAGACAGCATCAAAATTGGTCCCGATTTAACACCAACTGAAAATGAGATCCAGCAATCAGAGAAcacagaaaatgaacagaattCTTGCAACATCAAAGATCCATCAAAGTCCATTCATTCGCAgaacaacaaaatttctctGCAGAGTGGCATTGCATTCTCTGTTAACAAGATCTTTTTGGAGAGTGAGAACCAAAGGAAGGAGGAAGTTTgggtaattatttatttaaaatctcaGAAATGTGTATACTTAATTTTCTGAAATCTTTGTGTATCTTTAGAAAGAGATCGAGCGTCACTGGCAGAACATGAGGGAAAACGGCAAAGCTATAAAGGAACATATGGCAATCTCGCGCTTTTATTTGGCTAAGGAGCGTGAACGAAGAAGCAAAGAGAACTATGCATATATATTAGCGGAGGAAAGAATTGCAGAGCAAGAAGAAATACGGAGGAAACATGAAAGACACAAAGAGTTGGAGGAATacaagaaacaaatgaaagagaaagaagaattgGCTAAAAGTGTATTAGCTCTTCGAGAGACGTTCCGAGTAAAGTATTGCGAACTTATTACTCTGTCTGCATCTTCCTACAGCATGAAATTGCAAGACTTGCTTAATCAAGTGGAGGCTATACATGAGAAAGTTCAGGTAAGCGCTGAAATTAGtcttaaatttgaaaagaacatgtaacaatatatgtatatatatattcagacAGGAGAAGCAACAGCTATCGATCTaaattctatgaaaaaaatgGTTGAGCTAATCGATGAAATGTTGTgtgcatttaaattagaagCAGGTGAGGtgtcgttctttttattttccacgatttcctaaaaccaaatatttatgttttgttGCATATTTCAGAGAGGATAAACGCTCAGTACGAGGCAGATTTAGCCAGCATGGAGAGTGCGAAGCAATGTCACTTTCAACCCATTTGCGATGTGGTCGTTTTCGAACAGACGAGTACCGATGACACTCAAAGCAACGAAGACAAATATGGAGACAGCGAACCACCAGAAAATGTACATGTAACAGAAAATGTAACTGTTCTAAACATACCACAAGTAACCCCAGTGGTGgttaataaagaagaaattgtcTCACTGGAAGAACATGAGAGTATGCACGAGAGtgcgtattaattattttagttataTTTCGAGACACTTTTCAAATAAGAGTTACACTTGACGCACTGcacatatttttgataaatacaCGATCTTCATCTATTTTCAGACAATTTGTACAAATACGTTGACAAGGAATCTCTACAACGGTACATGGATAGTCAACAGTTCCTAGATTATTATGCGAACAGCTACAATGACTTTGTGCAGGCTGAGAGTACAAGAAAGTTTCGATTTGAATGCcaaaaagcaataaatataccAGTGAATGCAATCTCTGGTATCAACGAACAACATCTAAGAGACAAATACGAAAGATTGCATAATCTCCTCACAGGAAGGGCTATGCCAAATGTGAATGAATATCCACAAGGGATAGCTTTCTGCAAAAATATCTTAGCGAAGAAAATAGTTGTATGTAGCTTAGTTCTTGCTGATAATATTAACGTGGTTGTTGTATAGTAAACCGTACCacatttaatgtttcttttttaacagaGCCAAGGCGAAACACTTGTTTCCAGCAAACCAAAAATGGCATTTCCAATTGCTGCGGTAGTCGTTGCTCTCTGGAACGATCACTCTGACTTTGGTGATCTACTTTTGTCGCACTTTCACAGCGCTTGTCCATTTACTGTTCCTGTGTTTCTTCCAAAGATGGTAGACCAATCGGATGAGAGTTATTATACGTCGTTAGGATACAAGTATAATGAGGATGGAACCCTTGAGAAGTATGataagtttttaaaaagaatgtcCGGTTTGATGAGGCTGTATACTTCCATTATCATCACTTCTCAAAGAAAAGGTATTAATAAAAGCAATCCACATGGGCTTCAGTACGCGTGGCGATGGCTGGCTGTTGTTTTAAATACTGGTAATTATTGTGACTATTATACAAGGCGAGTCACCCAAGATTTGTACCTAAAATATCTCATTTATAtgggtaattttatttcagaaccCAGGACAGAGGTAGCAGACATCTGCGCCACTCTTTTGTTGGACATGCTCGAAGTCGCTGGAAACTTATTGTGGGCTGCCTATCCAAACCAATTTCCAAAATTGTTGATGTTGTtgtctgaaaaatattatccCTGCATGCAAAGCGTAGGATGCGTTAGCGGTGGCCCTTTAGTACGTCTAcaagaatttttgaagaacAGTTTAACGAACGGCTCCGTGCCACCACCCGACGGTCGACTTCCTCCAAATTTTTGGTGATTCGATTTGCTTTGTTTACCTTTTTTCATccattgtacaatttataaagTGACTTTTGATAATGGTTTACGTTACACGGGAGCTATTTTCGAATCAATCTATAGTAGACTTTAAGGATATTTAGAGATCAATTGTTTCTGGCttatttgtacatataaaaaattttgaacattgtatatattatactttttacgcgcaaaaatgaaaaactaggtataaaaaaagaagcaaatgATGATATTGCGTGTGcctatgtataatttaaaataaataatgtagcCCGAGTAATGTAGTAACCTTGGAATTTGACAATGTCGTTGACACTTGATGTGTTTTTATGTTACATCATTAgacagttatttaaaaataagtatattCGCATACAAGGAgaatgtaataaaagtaacaaatattgaaaacaatttgatATTCAACTAACATGTTTACAATCTTTCATCACCTTCGAAATAGCATTTACATAGCTATGCCATTTATACATTGAAATTATCTCTTCTAAcattaattactttaaatcGATTATAATTCTCTCATGTTCGTTTAAATGTACATGTAAATTATAACGTATATATCCTTTTTGAAAACATAATGAACCatttagtattaaataaataaaatcatgtgTTTTCTTCAGACATTAATCGTAATAAtcgaaaataatcaaaatctAACGATCCATTTAATGATCCAAAATACGTAGATTACCAGATACAatcttattttctaaaattgtacCTGATGGAAGATCGATACGCTCTCCATGATTAGCGATAATGATAACAGTTCCTTTGAGAGTCACTCCTTTTCCAAAAGTAACGTCACCAGACACAGTCAAGTGATCTAATTCTAACAGGTCAGGTATAGTTGGGAATCTGGTGAGGAATTCTTTGacctaaaataaaagatttatcACTTATTTAACATATAAGCAAGAAAGTAGAGACTTTTTATAGGGTTCAATGAGGATAATGACCTTGGAGAAATGGTTATCGCCTAGCTTTATAAGAGGTGTTGTAGGGAACATTCGCTGAGGACTCATCGCTAAGGAACCATTGCGCAAAGTATACAAATTACTCATGACAAGCATCAAATCTGAGGTCTTCTTTACTGGCAAAAATCTGCTACGTGGCACATTTATACCTAAAATACAGTCAACATTACGTTATAGCAGTATCATACAGAAGCTctacaaagaataaaaattctggaTTTCTTACCAATACTTCCTTCGAATGACTTCATTGCAGCCCCCACAGCTGTTTCCAGCTGAATAATATTCAGACCATTTGAAAATGTCTTATTGTTGACAATAATTTCCATGTTTAAAGAATTTGATGAAAGTAGTCTATCGACAGCTGCAAGAATTGTTAGCGTTACAACTATGAGTCACGCTATTAGAAGAAATAAGCACACGTACCACTAAGTTTTATCCACAAGTTATTTGTATTGAAAAACTTGAATGTCTTTACAGATTTAAAGTCATCTACGTGGTCTTTTGGAACTTGTGCGATTTCAAGCAGACGGAGTTTGTCTTCGTATTTGATCAACGTTCCTCCCTACAAGGACATATAAAAATCTATAATTGGATAAAAGTTGGAtaaagagtaattaaattatttattttagatttgCAAAATATAGAATGGTTTGTTCTTAAGAAGttacatttcaaaatatataaatatattctatcgtataaaagaaattttattacctTCACATCAGCTCGAGTTTTGTCAGTCACCTCCATAAGAAACTCGAGAGGAGGTGCTTCACGTTTctccaataataatttcaaaattttgaaatctaCAGTCGCGCCCAAATTATCAATGtttgaaatgaaacaataCTCGCGTCCCTATATAAACACGACACTCATTATAGTTAATCGTATCAATCTAcaatattattcttaattaacACATATTGAGGTAATGAAATATacttctttcaaaaatttgttcagtaAACCTGAATTTCGAAAACTTTGGTAGAAATCTCCGTGACCTGGAGGATACCACctgcaaatgaaattaatattggtTCAtacatgtaattttatatttattgtaaagaTATAGAAACATTGGAGATTGATCTTACGCTTCGATATCATCTTGGACATCACAGTGTTTAGCAATTGGAAGCAAAGAATCTCTGTTGATACGAGGGTAGCAGCTTTGATTGAATGTTTGAATATCTATATCTATTCCTTTGTATTTTCTTATGATTCGTTGTGTGTCCTCATCGGTGTTGAAAGAATTCATCAGAATGAGGGGTACATTGGCATTGTAAGTTTTGTTCAAATACTGTTTACGGAAAGAAATGGTTGTCAGTTCTTTAGTTCTCTGGTTAGttttctttaactttattataatgtaattgtACATGTGTTACCTCAATTTGCTGGACAGTAAGATCAAGAAAAGTGAGACCATTGCGAACTGCGATTACAGACTTTGGCCCGTGGCATCCCATGCTAGTTCCAAGTCCTCCATTCAATTTAATAACCACTAACTTATTTAACAGGGCTCTCACTTCTTCTCCTTCTGGGGTCGGCAAAGAATTGTAATCTCTTATCtgaaaatttttgaaagtaaattgtaattttttaacgagtttaATTTGGTAGCACTGTACTGTCTGGATGGTAACATTACAGGGGAATCCCAGGGCTAGTAATGGTCTCCACTTGCGCATACGCACTGATGATACATCTGagaattgtttcaaatttcctCAGTACAAATCTAAATTGTAATGCAATTTTTGGATTATTAATCGcttatcgatagaaatataaaagaattggGACCACGCATCGTTTCCTACAGCTACTGCACGCGTATGCGCGAGTGGCAgccattatttaaaataaataaataaataagattgATTTACCGCATCGTCTGGAAGCTTCTGTATACGATCCCATTCTAACGAGGGGCCTTCCTCTGCAAGGAACCTTTGAAAGAGTTCGGTGAAGCCGTTGAATTGTCGCTGAAATTCCTCCTTGACCTCCCCTGTCGCTGTCCCTTCGAGTTTCTCCAATTCACGTTGAAGTTCGATCAGGGCATCGCGTTTGGTCCTCTCACGAAATGCCTGCGTATCTGAGGGACTGCGTTGATGACCACGTGCCTGCGGATTCGTTCACCAAGAGAGGATAGAATATGAACAATAAATACCTTTCCCTTTGAGCAATTTTATCCCGTTATCGGCGCCATCCAATTTCGCGAATTTTTGCATGGTTCTGGACAcgatttattctttaaaaatgtcaattGATCATGTATTTTTTGAAAGGAAGCAAGAAACAATTGGCGATCGGTTGCACAAactatcgtttttttttttaattataacgaACTGAATTCGATCGAGGTTCCAAAAAACAATACacgaattacaatttataattttcctggttttttttttttttatgaaatcgaAATGTATTTTAGGTTTCGTCGTAGAAATCCTGAAGTAAACATATTTACGGCAATTTCGCGTATTCATAATTCATATTgtacaagaaatttaaattttagtgcCTGTATTCgtgaaaaagaagaggatCTTAAATGGTATCAAGTGAACCAAAATGGCCGACCCTCGGAATATCGTGGTTCACGCTAAATGGCGCCACTGATGCTGCGGCCCAAAAAGGTGCATTAGGTTAATTGGCATGAGATAGAATTAAGACTTTTggcgaaagaaaataaaaagaattacaaatttgttagaactttaaaagataaaggagatggaaaaatattttttttttttacttgtatAAGTGTAAATATGATGCAGCAAGTTTAACGTTTAATATctgataaatttataattactacatatttataaactaattCGATGACATTCCGAGTAAAGATAATGtctgtttaaacatttttaacaaatgtcTCGTTtttatccaaaaataaaaaagaaaacagacaaTATTATCCctatttgttttttgaaataacTAAAATGGAATTGTTGAGAACGTTGACCTTGATAACACATGTCAAGGTCATTGGAATTCTCATCTCGACCATACTATACACTTGAAAAAAGTACGGACAGAATATATACATTCCTTGTCAACATTAAAATCTGAATATCATTAACAATTCGCACAgacgaaagaatgaaaaattcataaaaaaaagattcccAATGATATAACATTTTCTAATGCAGATGTTATCTGTTAAACGTCAGTCGTGACGACGTACAAACGTCCCTAATTGTCCTCATCGCGAATAGGTGTCGGGTCGAGCAACGTTGAGTGCTTCCGttgattgataataaaaagtacgaAACGCAAATAAAACTCTAAACAGAACGACTATATATCGCtaaacttttaattcgttaaagataaatttcaaaattaaagaatctaATTTTAGTTCGCACATGTACAACCGATCGGTTTGACATTGCTTCCAGAAACAACACACTCACTTCGATAAAATAGTGACTCTACAGAGCAAAAATAGCTTCAATTAATTCACTGAACGACGATTTTCCAACGTTTAAGGTTTAAGGCACTCGCGGCTCCAAATCGAGCGCGAACCGATACGACCGGAGCGAAGATGACCGACACGACGCGCGCACGTGAGTCGACACTCGACTGAAAAGTGTCTGTCGTCACGCAAATCAGCGACTCACGAAAGACAACTACTGGCTAACCGACTCTAACGAGTGTATCTCGTCTTAGAGGAATAACGTACGATATCTCGCCATTATCTCCGCGGTCTCCGGACGGAGTTTGTTATCATAACGGCCTGGAGCGGCCCGGTGACCGCTGTTTTGTTTATCGGACGATTCATGAACGATCCCGATGCTCCGCGAGGTCAGGCGGTAATCAGCGTTAGAACTTATcggattcatttttattcgcaaaCGTTTTACGACTGACTGGGTAATTGTTTCTGTAGCTAATGGAAGGAATTACGCTTGCAGTTCTTATCTAATGGATAGTTGAAAGGGGAGACAGGAAAATTTCAGTACGTAGAAAATTCGAATTGCAAGTAACGAGGAGTGACCGGAAACTGCGAGTCTTTAGGTGaagattttggaaaaaagaaaaaaaaaaaaactaactgTCGGAAGAGAGTATTTTTTAGCAGTTTTTGGCGGGAAAGTATGTAACGGTTGCATCATTGTCAATAATTGTATAGCTcttttaataatgaacatttttaatcgaaattttgtCTTCATTGTAGGTCTCATAGAACCCTGCtagaaatatatagaaagtttttctttaaagtgAGAACCcacgtttttaaaaattattttccacttcCTCGgtcaaaatgaagcatatCTCGTCAAATAATATACAAGCGCAACCTCTAttgtttacgagaaaaaaattcctaaagaaaagaaagataaatgttTTGACAAATAGCGATTCACGAAAAATGTTCTTATAGGATTCGtctttatttcaaaacgtttTGCGGCTGATTGAGTAATAGCTCTGGAGGAATTAGGCTTGCAATTCTTATCTGAGAATTGTTATCTAATACATGCTCAAATGCGAAGATAGGAAAATTTCTTATGTAGATAGAAAATTTTCTCGATAAGACACAGTCGATTCTTTCATTTGGATCAGTTAATTAGTATACTGGCGTCTTCAATCTACACATGTGTTAAAGTCAAGGTCTTCTACGATCTGGAACGTACATGCAATGTGAAACTTTAGAACCACGATACGTAGtattagatatatttttactaataTCCTGGAAACTAAAGCCGAGTGGCGGTTATTATTGTAGGAAATGATTATTCAGAGTGTTAACCTTGAGAGAATAGTCCAAGGTCATCGAAAACAACgagataaaatattccaagtaatttgcaaaaatgtgatttatcgaaatgtaaaaaaaaaaaattataggaAGATAACAAATacaagttaattattttagaatattatttcaattttttaaactttagatttatgatttattataaaatgacgAGTAATTCTTTCGATTAATCGTAGATAAGATTAAGTGAAAGTACTGATAAACGTACAAATTATTTGGCAATTTATCACAAATTTTGATTGACTCTTGTATTCTTTCGATTAATCAAAGATAAGGTTAAATAAAAGGAttgataaatgcataaattctgtatcaattttttaaaaacttttgataACTCTCGTATGTACTCTTTTAATTAATCTGTTGGCAATTTAATGcaattcattcgaataatttaacgataacAATCATAATAaacgagataaaataaaaacgtaagATGCAAAATTCGCAGGTAgcttaataatgaacattttggagtgaaactttttttcgttgTTGATTTCATAGAACCctatacaaaatgtatacaaagttTTCCCCTAAAATCAAAACCCAATTTCATAAAGGCTCTTTGTAAATTTACTTAGTTACTAAGTataaattttacgttttaccataaacaatacattttctttttacattctttgaaattcttttggtattatttaacatgtgtacaatttcttttaaacatattttaaaaatagtaatttacaATACTTCATGAACAGATAAtagaaaagtaaaacaaacAGATGGAAGTTACCAGTGTTTAAGAATTGAATGTTCATGCTATAGATGAATCGACAGCAATGATGCATCATGTTGAGTATTACTCAGCGAAATCAGAAAAAGAACAGGAATCATAGAAATAAAGATAAGCACAAAATCGCCGCGTAATACGCATAGATTTAAGGAAAAATGGATAAATAAGGcaaaattgtaagaaaaatgattgacaatgaataatgaatatagAATAATCAGTGATAAGAGGAACGAAGACTTTTGTACTCCATTATCTGtgataatacagaaaaaaagcTTACATAACATTTCTATGCAAAATTAAAGACTCTTTAAATATGGTTTAAGACACTTTTAAAGATGTTTGTGATTACCATGGTATAAATTTATGGTGTGTTAGAAAAGTTATATCATCTTTATTAGATTGAATGACAAATGGTACGTATACAGAATggtttttatttggaaatctgTATCCTAAAAGTATCtatattgtaaaaatgattaacTTTCTTTCTAGGAAGGTTTCAGTATTTGTCATTATTAGTTTGAGCATAACAAGACAAACAGTGACTTATGACCACTCTATCGATACGCTAGTTTCTTGAACTTTCTGAGAGCTGAAGCAGATTACTGGTGATCGAACACCAAATGCAATGGACTGTAAGCCAGTTTTCAACCACATATgttcaaattgatttgaaGTTAGATTAAACACTTGAGATTATCATGCTAAGGTATCAGTTCTTATTCTATTAGCAAAGATAGCAATTTTTGTCTaagaatcttttttattttgagcTGATGAGAAGAGTAAACAAAAGATTGCTTAAGATAGATCAAAGTGGACACCCTAATGTTTAACTAAAACCAAAATGTGAGACATATTATGTGTTATATATGATTCGACGTATTAtccatttaattttagtattagaattaattatagtaCATGGTGACAGCTACAGATAACCTTCTATTCTAAGCGTGTGTGTGTTATAGCGATAATCCACACATTCACTTACTATTTCTGGAAAactatgtttaatatttacataactATCTATTTACAAATGTCACAAAGATACTCTCAAAGGTGATTTAAACTTAAAAGAACTAGTGATACTATTCAGCTTTTGTGAACATGAAACATTGACAACAAGAATGATTTGATTAGAAGAATATTTGTGGTAGGAATGTTGTtaggaaaagaataaaaattaaataaccttAAAATGTCCCAAAAACTAGCCTTGTAAATAAGTAGTGGTATGAAAAAGTAAtgaatagtaatattaaaatttaaaagtatctattgtgataaaaaaaaaaacagaaaaataacggactgtaatcgagtaacattaaaaacacaaaataactATTAAACGATGGTTTTTGCTGACATTTCAGGATAAAATGGCGGGGACAAGGGATGGAATAATGCTTTACCTTTCTGTCATCCACTTGAAGCATTGTTAGAAACTGCTTAGCACAACAGAACTTCCTTTCTAACGTTCGTCTTTTGCAATCTCACAGATgatacaaatagaaaaagcTTTGGATTCAAGTCAATGTATTTGGATTTCGTATTACCTGTATATAGCAGGTGTGCTCAATATGGGGATCCtttaatttcttgaatagTGCGTATGCCTACGTACATGTGTACACGCATTATTAATTGGGTGCAACCAAAAGGGTTGTCGCTCGCTGAGCCGCTTAGTGAGCGGGTGAGCTTACAAATTATTCGCACGCTTAAGTGCACACTGAGTATTCACTGAGTGGATTTTTTTGCATAGAAACAAGTGgaaacaaatcaattttttttaatggaaccttctttatttttattcatattacagggtgtcccaaaaatgttgtaacaccttgaaagaggtggttcgggaggtgatttgaaacaactttttccttagcgaaaatgttgtccgaggcttcgttgaggagatattaacggaaaacactgaccaatcagagcgcgcggataccgttggagcggccgcggtagcgaaggctatgtgctaaACAgccgcgtccaatgtccttcgatgcacgtcgagtcgcttgttcgcgtacaaacgcggccgcttagcacatagctttcgctaccgcgaccgctccaacggtatccgcgcgctctgattggtggtcagtgttttccgttaatatctccttaacgaagcctcggacaacattctcgctaaggaaaacgttgtttcaaatcacctcccgaatcacctctttcaaggtgttacaacatttttgggacaccctgtatatagcatttattgtaatatagtCAGCACTGCTCACTAAGCCGCTCTATGAGTGGGTTTTAGTAGCAGTAGTGCAACTCTTCATGCGCctaaaataaagagaaagaaaagagaaagtaCAAATAGCGCCATCGGTGGACAAACGCCTAAATTTGCAGTGAAAATTGTTCCAAGCTTATGCTTCGTTTCTATGTTCTATATCCTAGGCTATAGATTAGGTTTCGTTGACTCGTATCAtctttattcttcttcttataCCGTGGTTAGAAGATACAAAACCGTTGTTACTAAATCAGAGTTAGAATCTGTCCTGTGTAAACATACTCGGTGATATTCCACTAGAGCAtgtgattataaaaatattctaagtATCATACGTGGTCATACGTTGGTATACGTATTGTTTATCGTGTACGTGTGTggagattgaaaataaagatatagattttgaaaatttacccAACGCACCAACGATTTCTACGAGTATTCGCAACGAGTGGTTACTTCTTTTCGAAGGTAATAGAGAAGGATGTACAGTGTTTATTGTGTATGCTGAGCTGAGTAATATGTTTTGCTCCGTTCGGTGAAAATTAGTTggttaaaataagaatatttgcAGCGACGAATTGTGTGCAATCTGAATTGTTGTAAATTCTGTCTTTTTAAAAGTGAAGGTCAACTTGAAAATAAGTAATGTCAAATTAATGTCcaatactaaatttatttcttaaaacgtaagagaaaaatattcaatttttaagataatatttttttttaatatacaaagagtactgttttatatttgttatatatgtTTCTGACAGCTGTCAGTTTTGCtcgtttttaattcttttttccagACGTTTCAGCAAACACCTCTATTTTGTCCTTTTTTGTTTAGACATATTCGTTTTTGATGGATTCAGTTcatcttttcaatttcttgcatcttcgaaatgtaattattgGTGTTTGCATAGATTTCTTTAAATGGTAATGATCCTTTACGAATATTATAGATCGCTAGATAAATGGGAAAGATCAAGAAAACACCAGAATACCATGGCAGTCAGTCACAAAACATATTACAGAATTTGAGGCTCAGAGACTTTGGATTTCACACAATATGTAAACCCAGTACGCAGTTGCAATCAGTAGCAGAAACAAATCTTGTATTGAAGAACCA
Encoded here:
- the LOC128876233 gene encoding mRNA export factor GLE1 translates to MSLNILPKMPHSKHETPQITNDIASDFTSLKVSALKKAFRISGNIDSIKIGPDLTPTENEIQQSENTENEQNSCNIKDPSKSIHSQNNKISLQSGIAFSVNKIFLESENQRKEEVWKEIERHWQNMRENGKAIKEHMAISRFYLAKERERRSKENYAYILAEERIAEQEEIRRKHERHKELEEYKKQMKEKEELAKSVLALRETFRVKYCELITLSASSYSMKLQDLLNQVEAIHEKVQTGEATAIDLNSMKKMVELIDEMLCAFKLEAERINAQYEADLASMESAKQCHFQPICDVVVFEQTSTDDTQSNEDKYGDSEPPENVHVTENVTVLNIPQVTPVVVNKEEIVSLEEHESMHENNLYKYVDKESLQRYMDSQQFLDYYANSYNDFVQAESTRKFRFECQKAINIPVNAISGINEQHLRDKYERLHNLLTGRAMPNVNEYPQGIAFCKNILAKKIVSQGETLVSSKPKMAFPIAAVVVALWNDHSDFGDLLLSHFHSACPFTVPVFLPKMVDQSDESYYTSLGYKYNEDGTLEKYDKFLKRMSGLMRLYTSIIITSQRKGINKSNPHGLQYAWRWLAVVLNTEPRTEVADICATLLLDMLEVAGNLLWAAYPNQFPKLLMLLSEKYYPCMQSVGCVSGGPLVRLQEFLKNSLTNGSVPPPDGRLPPNFW
- the LOC128876235 gene encoding UTP--glucose-1-phosphate uridylyltransferase isoform X1, which produces MQKFAKLDGADNGIKLLKGKDTQAFRERTKRDALIELQRELEKLEGTATGEVKEEFQRQFNGFTELFQRFLAEEGPSLEWDRIQKLPDDAIRDYNSLPTPEGEEVRALLNKLVVIKLNGGLGTSMGCHGPKSVIAVRNGLTFLDLTVQQIEYLNKTYNANVPLILMNSFNTDEDTQRIIRKYKGIDIDIQTFNQSCYPRINRDSLLPIAKHCDVQDDIEAWYPPGHGDFYQSFRNSGLLNKFLKEGREYCFISNIDNLGATVDFKILKLLLEKREAPPLEFLMEVTDKTRADVKGGTLIKYEDKLRLLEIAQVPKDHVDDFKSVKTFKFFNTNNLWIKLSAVDRLLSSNSLNMEIIVNNKTFSNGLNIIQLETAVGAAMKSFEGSIGINVPRSRFLPVKKTSDLMLVMSNLYTLRNGSLAMSPQRMFPTTPLIKLGDNHFSKVKEFLTRFPTIPDLLELDHLTVSGDVTFGKGVTLKGTVIIIANHGERIDLPSGTILENKIVSGNLRILDH
- the LOC128876235 gene encoding UTP--glucose-1-phosphate uridylyltransferase isoform X2, which gives rise to MLQVDDRKARGHQRSPSDTQAFRERTKRDALIELQRELEKLEGTATGEVKEEFQRQFNGFTELFQRFLAEEGPSLEWDRIQKLPDDAIRDYNSLPTPEGEEVRALLNKLVVIKLNGGLGTSMGCHGPKSVIAVRNGLTFLDLTVQQIEYLNKTYNANVPLILMNSFNTDEDTQRIIRKYKGIDIDIQTFNQSCYPRINRDSLLPIAKHCDVQDDIEAWYPPGHGDFYQSFRNSGLLNKFLKEGREYCFISNIDNLGATVDFKILKLLLEKREAPPLEFLMEVTDKTRADVKGGTLIKYEDKLRLLEIAQVPKDHVDDFKSVKTFKFFNTNNLWIKLSAVDRLLSSNSLNMEIIVNNKTFSNGLNIIQLETAVGAAMKSFEGSIGINVPRSRFLPVKKTSDLMLVMSNLYTLRNGSLAMSPQRMFPTTPLIKLGDNHFSKVKEFLTRFPTIPDLLELDHLTVSGDVTFGKGVTLKGTVIIIANHGERIDLPSGTILENKIVSGNLRILDH